From a region of the Ostrinia nubilalis chromosome 18, ilOstNubi1.1, whole genome shotgun sequence genome:
- the LOC135080397 gene encoding protein NDRG3-like, giving the protein MPSSVQENIALLNMMSSDNLEDDLKSVQLHYPSDRRLQADSACVEERVRTSLGDIVVAVRGDRNKRAIITYHDLGVNYAANFQAFFNFTDMRPILEQFCIYHINAPGQEEGAHYLPEDYTYPSMDALASQIDFVLGHFGIRSFIGFGVGAGANILARYAIANPQKVDALVLINCTSTQAGWTEWLYQKINTRQLRSSGMTQGALDYLMWHHFGRSTEDRNHDLAHMFKQYFSHVNAINLSMFIESYLRRTDLAIARESNTIKVPVLNVTGALSPHVDDTVTFNGRLDPAKTSWLSISDCGMVLEEEPAKMAEAFKLFLQGEGYCR; this is encoded by the coding sequence ATGCCATCTTCAGTGCAAGAGAATATTGCTCTGCTCAACATGATGTCGTCGGATAATCTGGAAGACGATCTAAAGAGTGTTCAGCTACATTATCCATCTGACAGACGATTGCAAGCCGACAGCGCATGCGTGGAGGAGAGGGTGAGGACTTCCCTGGGGGACATTGTGGTAGCGGTCAGAGGCGATCGCAACAAGCGAGCCATAATTACTTACCACGACCTTGGTGTCAACTATGCTGCCAACTTTCAGGCTTTCTTCAACTTTACTGATATGAGACCTATTTTGGAGCAATTTTGCATTTACCATATTAATGCACCGGGTCAGGAGGAAGGAGCCCATTACTTACCCGAAGATTACACATACCCAAGCATGGACGCTTTGGCCTCCCAAATAGATTTTGTTCTGGGTCATTTTGGTATACGATCATTCATAGGCTTCGGGGTGGGTGCAGGTGCAAATATTTTGGCGCGATATGCGATTGCTAATCCACAAAAGGTGGATGCTTTGGTTTTGATCAACTGCACCTCTACCCAAGCTGGCTGGACTGAATGGCTCTACCAAAAGATAAATACAAGACAACTCCGTTCGAGCGGAATGACTCAAGGAGCGTTGGATTATTTGATGTGGCATCACTTCGGTCGCAGCACCGAGGACCGTAACCATGACCTTGCTCACATGTTCAAACAATATTTCTCTCACGTGAACGCGATCAATTTGTCAATGTTCATAGAGTCCTATTTGCGGCGCACCGACTTAGCAATAGCTAGAGAGAGTAACACTATAAAGGTGCCAGTTTTGAATGTCACCGGCGCTCTATCACCTCATGTTGATGATACCGTAACCTTTAACGGGAGGCTGGACCCTGCCAAGACTTCGTGGCTGAGCATCTCCGACTGCGGCATGGTTCTTGAGGAGGAACCGGCGAAAATGGCTGAAGCCTTCAAACTATTTTTGCAAGGCGAGGGATACTGCAGGTAG